Proteins co-encoded in one Ammoniphilus sp. CFH 90114 genomic window:
- the gatB gene encoding Asp-tRNA(Asn)/Glu-tRNA(Gln) amidotransferase subunit GatB — translation MKYETVIGLEVHAELSTESKIFCGCPTEFGAPPNTHTCPICLGHPGVLPVLNKTALEYAIKASLALNCTINQESKFDRKNYFYPDSPKAYQISQYDQPVGENGWLDIEVNGEIKRIGITRLHLEEDAGKLVHSDYGDASLVDFNRVGVPLVEIVSEPDIRTPEEARAYLEKLKSILQYCEVSDVKMEQGSLRCDANISLRPYGQEKLGTKAELKNMNSFRNVQRGLEYEQQRQAEILDQGGTVVQETLRWDDANARTITMRGKEEAHDYRYFPDPDLIKMNISSEWIEEIKSTIPELPDARMARYVQAYGLPATDASVLTASKEISNFFQAAVDTGADAKLVSNYIMGDLMGYLNAAQLELKDVKITAVGLGEMVNLIQKGTISSKIAKTVFKEMIETGKQPAQVVEEQGLVQISDEGAIAGIIAEVVANNPQSVEDFKAGKTQAIGFLVGQVMKATKGKANPGMVNKMLQDELNK, via the coding sequence ATGAAATACGAAACCGTCATCGGACTGGAAGTTCATGCCGAACTCTCCACCGAATCGAAGATATTTTGCGGTTGTCCTACGGAATTCGGGGCACCGCCGAATACGCATACTTGCCCAATCTGTTTAGGACATCCGGGAGTGCTTCCCGTCCTCAACAAGACGGCCTTAGAATATGCGATTAAGGCTTCTCTAGCTTTAAACTGCACAATCAATCAAGAGTCTAAGTTTGATAGAAAGAACTATTTTTATCCTGATTCGCCGAAGGCTTACCAGATCTCTCAATATGACCAGCCTGTAGGAGAAAATGGTTGGTTGGATATTGAAGTGAATGGGGAAATCAAGCGGATTGGGATCACTCGTCTTCATCTTGAAGAGGACGCAGGGAAGCTCGTCCACTCCGACTACGGAGATGCCTCCTTAGTGGACTTTAACCGTGTAGGGGTTCCTTTAGTAGAGATCGTCTCCGAACCGGATATCCGTACGCCAGAAGAAGCTCGTGCTTACTTAGAAAAGCTAAAGTCCATTCTCCAATACTGTGAGGTATCCGACGTGAAAATGGAGCAGGGTTCTCTTCGTTGTGATGCGAATATTAGCTTGCGTCCATATGGTCAAGAGAAGCTTGGTACGAAGGCCGAGTTAAAGAACATGAACTCTTTCCGTAACGTGCAACGTGGATTGGAGTACGAGCAACAGCGTCAAGCCGAGATTCTTGACCAAGGGGGAACGGTTGTACAAGAAACTCTCCGTTGGGATGATGCGAATGCTCGTACGATCACGATGCGCGGGAAGGAAGAAGCCCATGATTACAGGTACTTCCCAGATCCAGACTTAATTAAGATGAACATTAGTTCAGAGTGGATTGAAGAAATTAAATCCACCATTCCTGAGTTGCCCGACGCAAGAATGGCTCGTTATGTTCAAGCATACGGATTGCCTGCAACGGATGCGAGTGTCTTAACGGCATCAAAGGAGATCTCCAACTTCTTCCAAGCTGCAGTGGATACGGGAGCAGATGCCAAGCTTGTATCCAATTACATCATGGGTGACTTGATGGGATACTTGAACGCTGCTCAGTTGGAACTCAAGGATGTTAAAATTACAGCGGTTGGTCTTGGTGAGATGGTCAACTTAATCCAGAAGGGCACCATCAGCTCGAAGATTGCTAAAACCGTTTTTAAAGAGATGATCGAGACGGGTAAGCAGCCTGCACAAGTCGTGGAAGAGCAAGGCCTTGTACAAATTAGTGACGAAGGCGCTATTGCTGGCATTATTGCTGAGGTTGTAGCCAACAATCCCCAGTCCGTTGAAGACTTCAAGGCAGGGAAAACTCAAGCGATTGGTTTCCTTGTTGGACAAGTTATGAAGGCGACGAAGGGGAAAGCGAATCCAGGAATGGTAAATAAGATGTTGCAGGATGAGTTGAATAAATAA
- a CDS encoding purine/pyrimidine permease — MKNALAAIQWSLIMLAGCVVAPITIGEAFGFSQEEIIQFVQQTLLVMGVVAILQSLFGHKLPVIEAPAAVWWGIFLALAVSVSSPGERGALLVSLQMGIMMSGVLFLLLSVTGMIRYIRRLFTPLVTGTYFVLLVAQMSGPFIKGILGIGYLTSTLQGKTALAGVLTTICAVMMARSPIRWVRIYSVLWAICGGWALFVLLDLNQPMTDGHSEWFVFPQVFPWGIPQFNTSVLFIVAITTLLLLTNLVASIEAVEKVVKSPRKTVEWRSGFVLGISQLLSGVFGTISFIPVSYTAGFILTTKTKERLPFIMGSALILGISFFPAISMFFAMIPSPVGYAAVFISFAQMLGLGLKEYTVSPLDEERILIIGISLMVGLGCMALPLTSLTGIAPIFTTFLSNGLAMGVVTCMLLEQGMRLNKVGRHRKGAL, encoded by the coding sequence ATGAAAAATGCACTAGCAGCCATTCAATGGTCCCTGATCATGCTGGCTGGATGTGTAGTGGCCCCAATTACGATTGGGGAAGCGTTCGGTTTTTCGCAAGAAGAGATTATTCAGTTTGTCCAGCAGACCTTATTGGTCATGGGAGTCGTGGCTATCCTGCAATCGCTTTTTGGACATAAACTCCCCGTTATTGAAGCACCTGCAGCGGTATGGTGGGGCATTTTCTTGGCATTAGCGGTATCTGTCAGCTCCCCTGGAGAACGGGGGGCTCTACTTGTCAGCCTTCAAATGGGGATCATGATGAGTGGGGTACTCTTCCTTCTATTAAGTGTCACCGGAATGATTCGTTATATAAGGAGACTATTCACCCCTCTGGTAACGGGAACGTACTTTGTATTGTTGGTTGCTCAGATGAGTGGGCCTTTTATAAAAGGAATCTTGGGTATTGGGTATTTAACCTCTACGTTGCAAGGGAAAACAGCCCTCGCAGGTGTTCTGACTACGATTTGTGCGGTGATGATGGCGAGAAGTCCCATTCGCTGGGTAAGGATTTACTCGGTTCTATGGGCTATATGTGGTGGATGGGCTCTTTTTGTTCTGCTAGATTTAAATCAACCTATGACGGATGGGCACAGTGAGTGGTTTGTTTTTCCGCAAGTTTTTCCTTGGGGCATCCCACAATTTAACACGAGTGTTCTCTTCATTGTGGCGATCACAACCCTGCTGTTATTAACGAATCTAGTGGCAAGTATTGAAGCCGTCGAGAAAGTAGTGAAATCTCCTCGCAAGACAGTAGAATGGCGATCGGGCTTCGTATTGGGAATCAGTCAGTTATTATCAGGTGTCTTTGGCACCATCAGCTTTATTCCCGTTTCATATACAGCAGGATTCATCTTAACGACCAAAACGAAAGAAAGACTACCCTTCATTATGGGGAGTGCTCTCATTCTTGGAATTAGTTTCTTTCCAGCTATTTCGATGTTTTTTGCTATGATCCCATCACCCGTTGGATATGCAGCAGTATTTATCTCCTTTGCGCAGATGCTAGGACTTGGGCTAAAGGAATATACCGTATCCCCCTTGGATGAAGAGCGCATCTTAATTATCGGAATTTCCTTAATGGTGGGGCTCGGCTGCATGGCGTTACCTTTAACTTCGTTGACAGGTATTGCACCTATCTTTACGACCTTCTTATCTAATGGCCTAGCTATGGGAGTCGTGACTTGTATGCTGCTCGAGCAAGGGATGAGATTGAATAAGGTAGGTAGACATAGAAAGGGGGCACTATGA
- a CDS encoding biotin-dependent carboxyltransferase family protein translates to MSIFMIRPGLLSSLQDLGRYGYQKHGVIVSGVMDPLAHRLANILVGNEENAATMEITMMGPVIEFQRDTLFSLCGGDLTPTIEGVKVPMWRPVWVKQGTQLKFGNSATGCRAYLAVAGGFDVPDVMGSKSTYLRGGIGGYRGRALQAGDELPVGAVSELSNRLFKRLSQIHTDQPFQTVTWAVSSELLPFYTDRPTIRVIRGNEYRWFTEKSREQFFQQAFSVSPQSDRMGYRIKGPQLELMEPRELISEAVAFGTVQVPPEGQPIVLLADRQTTGGYPKIAQIISVDLPLMAQVKPGDHVHFYEVSHQEAEELYLSREREIRQLKWGISIQA, encoded by the coding sequence ATGAGTATCTTCATGATTCGTCCAGGACTACTAAGCTCGTTGCAAGACTTAGGAAGATATGGTTACCAGAAGCATGGCGTGATTGTTAGCGGTGTGATGGATCCTCTCGCACATCGCTTGGCCAATATTTTGGTTGGAAACGAAGAGAATGCGGCCACAATGGAGATCACCATGATGGGGCCTGTAATTGAATTTCAGAGGGATACGCTATTCTCTCTATGCGGTGGAGATCTAACGCCGACCATAGAAGGGGTAAAAGTCCCGATGTGGAGACCTGTTTGGGTAAAGCAAGGAACCCAGTTAAAGTTTGGGAACAGTGCAACCGGCTGTCGAGCCTACTTAGCTGTCGCAGGTGGGTTTGATGTGCCCGATGTCATGGGCAGTAAATCAACGTATCTTAGGGGAGGAATAGGCGGCTATAGGGGAAGAGCGCTACAGGCGGGAGACGAGCTTCCCGTTGGAGCTGTATCAGAACTCTCGAACCGGCTGTTCAAGCGCTTGTCGCAGATCCATACCGATCAACCTTTTCAAACCGTTACATGGGCCGTTTCTTCGGAGCTTTTGCCTTTCTACACCGATCGTCCGACGATAAGGGTTATTCGCGGCAATGAATATCGATGGTTTACGGAGAAGAGTCGTGAACAGTTTTTCCAGCAGGCCTTCAGTGTATCTCCTCAATCTGACCGGATGGGATACCGGATCAAGGGACCTCAATTGGAATTGATGGAGCCGCGAGAATTGATTTCCGAGGCCGTTGCCTTTGGAACAGTTCAGGTTCCACCAGAAGGCCAGCCTATTGTGCTGCTTGCCGATAGGCAAACAACCGGAGGTTACCCGAAGATCGCCCAGATCATTTCAGTAGATTTGCCGCTTATGGCTCAGGTTAAGCCCGGGGATCATGTACATTTCTATGAAGTCTCACATCAAGAGGCAGAAGAATTGTATCTATCACGGGAACGAGAAATTAGACAGTTGAAGTGGGGTATTTCGATTCAAGCTTAA
- the pxpB gene encoding 5-oxoprolinase subunit PxpB → MNYQVYPLGETALVVALGDSINLETHNKVKALAKFLDEQPFTGLVEYVPAFTTVTVFYDPLQFADDEQVSAYKRVSDIMDSIMNQLKEEERGNFRVMEIPVCYGGRFGPDLEFVAEHNGLTPEEVVEIHTSGEYLVYMIGFAPGFPYIGGMSERIAAPRRPSPRLAIPAGSVGIAGKQTGVYPIETPGGWQLIGQTPLQLFRPLDSSPSLLQAGDQVRFVSVTEDEFLELKGDLI, encoded by the coding sequence TTGAATTATCAGGTGTATCCTCTCGGAGAAACCGCCCTTGTGGTAGCACTGGGTGATTCCATTAATCTCGAAACTCATAATAAAGTGAAGGCGTTAGCCAAATTTTTAGACGAGCAGCCGTTTACGGGATTAGTAGAGTATGTGCCCGCCTTTACTACAGTAACCGTTTTCTATGATCCCCTTCAGTTTGCAGATGATGAGCAAGTCTCTGCTTATAAACGGGTTTCAGACATTATGGACAGCATCATGAATCAACTGAAGGAGGAGGAGAGGGGGAACTTCCGTGTGATGGAAATCCCTGTATGCTATGGTGGAAGGTTTGGTCCAGATTTGGAATTCGTAGCCGAACACAACGGACTCACTCCCGAAGAGGTAGTGGAAATTCATACATCAGGAGAGTATCTGGTGTATATGATCGGGTTTGCTCCAGGGTTTCCTTATATCGGCGGGATGTCTGAGAGGATTGCTGCTCCTAGGAGGCCTTCTCCTAGATTAGCGATTCCTGCGGGCTCTGTAGGAATTGCAGGGAAACAAACGGGGGTCTATCCCATCGAAACTCCAGGCGGCTGGCAACTAATTGGACAGACTCCTCTCCAGCTCTTCCGGCCTTTAGATTCCTCGCCGAGTTTATTGCAAGCAGGTGATCAAGTTCGTTTTGTCTCCGTTACTGAGGATGAATTCCTAGAGTTAAAGGGGGACTTGATATGA
- a CDS encoding NRAMP family divalent metal transporter — protein MLEKKVQANKSALPLEQKSNWSLLLGAAFLMATSAIGPGFLTQTTVFTQQLAASFGFVILVSIILDIGAQMNIWRILVVSERRAQDVANMVYPGLGYVLAFLIVLGGLAFNIGNIAGAGLGANVIFGVTPEMGALFSAVIAVGIFLVREAGKLMDRFAQIMGFVMIGLMVYVLFTANPPVGEAVVKSFVPDTIDILAIVTLVGGTVGGYITFAGGHRLIDAGVKGVGALPQVTRGSISAIGIASIMRIFLFLAALGVVAQGLAIDPANPPASVFKLAAGDLGYKLFGIIMWAAAITSVIGAAYTSVSFIRTLSSSIEKHHKWVIIGFIVLSTLVFVSIGRPVKILVLVGALNGLILPLSLGVMLVAAYKKNIVGDYKHPMWMTAFGAVVVVTMGAMGGYTLFTQLPKLFQ, from the coding sequence ATGCTAGAAAAGAAAGTACAAGCAAATAAGTCTGCACTGCCGCTCGAACAGAAGTCGAACTGGAGCCTATTATTAGGGGCTGCTTTCCTTATGGCTACCTCGGCTATCGGTCCGGGCTTCTTAACTCAAACTACTGTATTTACCCAACAATTAGCGGCTAGTTTTGGTTTTGTTATTTTAGTATCCATTATCTTAGATATTGGCGCCCAGATGAACATCTGGAGAATTCTCGTTGTCTCGGAAAGACGTGCCCAAGATGTGGCCAACATGGTCTACCCTGGACTAGGCTATGTACTAGCCTTCCTCATTGTTTTAGGTGGACTAGCCTTTAATATTGGGAATATCGCGGGAGCCGGGCTTGGAGCAAATGTTATCTTCGGTGTAACGCCGGAGATGGGAGCTCTCTTTAGTGCTGTAATTGCTGTTGGAATCTTCTTAGTACGAGAAGCTGGGAAGTTAATGGATCGCTTTGCACAAATTATGGGTTTTGTGATGATTGGTTTAATGGTTTATGTCTTATTTACCGCCAATCCTCCAGTAGGTGAGGCTGTTGTAAAATCCTTTGTCCCAGATACGATTGATATTCTAGCTATTGTTACCTTGGTAGGGGGAACGGTAGGAGGATATATTACCTTTGCTGGGGGGCATCGTCTTATTGACGCCGGGGTTAAAGGTGTGGGGGCTTTACCGCAAGTGACCAGGGGTTCGATCTCTGCAATTGGTATTGCTTCGATTATGAGAATCTTCTTGTTCCTAGCGGCCCTTGGTGTTGTCGCTCAGGGATTGGCCATCGACCCTGCAAATCCTCCTGCCTCTGTATTTAAACTAGCTGCAGGAGATTTGGGCTATAAGCTATTTGGAATTATAATGTGGGCTGCAGCGATTACATCGGTAATTGGGGCTGCTTATACCTCGGTATCCTTTATTCGTACATTAAGTTCAAGTATTGAGAAGCACCATAAATGGGTGATTATTGGATTCATTGTTCTTTCTACTCTTGTCTTCGTTTCGATTGGACGTCCGGTCAAGATCCTAGTTCTTGTGGGAGCCCTGAATGGGTTAATTCTACCTCTGTCTCTTGGTGTCATGCTGGTAGCGGCTTATAAGAAGAACATCGTTGGAGATTATAAGCATCCAATGTGGATGACGGCGTTCGGCGCGGTGGTTGTCGTGACGATGGGAGCGATGGGTGGTTATACCCTCTTTACCCAACTGCCTAAATTGTTTCAGTAA
- a CDS encoding IclR family transcriptional regulator: MNQNQNKTVVKSMQILNLFIDHERLSLQEIVLKTNLPKTSAHRMVLSLEEMGFLSKDEQGKYGLGLLFLQFGHLVAERLDIRKVALPVMQRLKEELGEAVNLVVRDGDEAIYIEKVDTSERVRVYTQIGRRAPLYGGACPRILLAHLPEEKQNRYVDKVEIVPYAMNTIVDKEELRRVLKECRDRGYSVSHSELENYSSAAGAPIFNHMGELVAGLSVVGPEVRFQDHEHLQKCIEKVKEAAREISTALGYKAGNDKGGVN; this comes from the coding sequence ATGAACCAAAATCAAAATAAAACAGTTGTAAAATCGATGCAAATTTTAAATTTGTTTATTGATCACGAGAGGCTCAGCTTACAAGAAATTGTATTGAAAACGAATTTGCCTAAGACATCCGCTCATCGCATGGTACTTTCCTTGGAGGAGATGGGTTTTTTATCTAAGGATGAGCAGGGAAAATACGGTCTTGGACTCCTCTTCTTACAATTCGGTCATCTTGTAGCTGAGCGATTGGATATAAGGAAAGTGGCCCTCCCCGTAATGCAACGTCTGAAGGAGGAGTTAGGGGAAGCGGTTAACTTGGTTGTCCGTGATGGGGATGAAGCCATTTACATTGAGAAAGTGGATACATCAGAACGGGTTCGAGTTTATACGCAGATTGGACGGCGAGCCCCACTTTATGGCGGGGCTTGTCCGAGAATTCTTTTGGCTCATCTCCCAGAGGAGAAACAGAATCGTTATGTCGATAAGGTAGAGATTGTGCCCTATGCGATGAATACGATTGTAGACAAGGAAGAGCTTCGAAGAGTGCTAAAGGAATGCCGGGATCGGGGCTATTCAGTGAGCCATTCTGAACTTGAGAACTATTCTTCCGCAGCAGGTGCACCGATTTTTAATCATATGGGAGAATTGGTTGCAGGTCTTAGTGTCGTGGGTCCAGAGGTCAGATTTCAGGATCACGAACATCTTCAGAAGTGTATTGAAAAGGTTAAAGAAGCAGCACGCGAAATTTCAACTGCCCTAGGTTATAAGGCAGGCAATGATAAGGGGGGAGTAAATTGA
- a CDS encoding putative hydro-lyase produces MTMEIAKLTPAEARKWIREGRWTKPTAGMANGYAQANLAILPKEFAFEFLLFCQRNPKPCPVLDVTEAGSPIPRLVAPEADIRTDIPRYRVYKKGELTDELTDIRSLWNEDMVAFLLGCSFSFEKALLDNAIPIRHIEEQCNVPMYKTNIPCVKAGRFEGPMVVSMRPMPAADVVRAVQVTSRFPAVHGAPVHIGDPEQIGIKDISNPDFGDRVTIKPGEVPVFWACGVTPQAVAMQVKPEWMITHAPGHMFITDKRDEEFGVI; encoded by the coding sequence ATGACGATGGAAATAGCAAAATTAACACCAGCAGAAGCGCGAAAGTGGATACGAGAGGGAAGGTGGACCAAACCAACTGCTGGAATGGCCAATGGATATGCGCAAGCAAATTTGGCCATTTTACCTAAGGAATTTGCTTTTGAGTTCTTGTTGTTTTGTCAGAGGAATCCTAAGCCATGCCCGGTGTTAGATGTCACAGAGGCAGGTTCTCCAATTCCGCGACTCGTCGCCCCAGAGGCGGATATCCGTACAGACATTCCGAGGTATCGTGTGTATAAAAAGGGAGAGCTAACCGATGAGCTAACGGATATACGTTCCTTATGGAATGAAGATATGGTCGCCTTCTTGTTAGGATGCAGCTTCTCTTTTGAGAAGGCTTTGTTGGATAATGCAATTCCTATTCGCCATATCGAGGAGCAATGCAACGTTCCGATGTATAAAACGAATATTCCTTGTGTGAAAGCGGGCCGATTTGAGGGGCCTATGGTGGTCAGCATGCGTCCTATGCCGGCAGCGGATGTCGTAAGAGCTGTGCAAGTCACTTCACGGTTTCCAGCTGTCCACGGAGCGCCTGTCCATATCGGAGACCCTGAGCAAATCGGGATAAAAGATATCTCTAACCCAGACTTCGGTGATCGTGTTACCATCAAGCCAGGGGAAGTTCCTGTATTCTGGGCGTGTGGGGTTACTCCTCAAGCGGTGGCCATGCAGGTGAAACCAGAGTGGATGATTACCCATGCACCAGGTCATATGTTTATTACCGATAAACGGGATGAGGAGTTTGGAGTGATATAA
- a CDS encoding LamB/YcsF family protein, which translates to MYVVDVNCDMGESFGNYKLGTDEEIFPYITSANIACGFHAGDPSVMRRTVESALRHGVGIGAHPGLQDLMGFGRREMQLSPQEAYDLVVYQIGALYGFVKAVGGKMQHVKPHGALYNMAAKSKDLSEAIAEAVYKVNPELILFGLAGSELVKAGKNIGLQTAEEVFADRTYQNDGSLTSRRLPDALITDDQQAVAQVIRMVKEKKVLSQQGVDVPIQADTICIHGDGLHALAFARLIRQQLEASGITVQAVRQ; encoded by the coding sequence ATGTATGTAGTAGATGTGAACTGTGATATGGGAGAGAGCTTCGGAAACTATAAGCTTGGGACAGATGAAGAGATTTTTCCCTACATTACTTCCGCTAATATTGCTTGCGGGTTTCATGCCGGAGATCCATCCGTCATGAGAAGAACGGTTGAATCTGCCTTGCGTCATGGAGTTGGAATCGGGGCTCATCCTGGGTTGCAAGATTTAATGGGATTTGGTCGCAGGGAGATGCAGCTTTCGCCGCAGGAAGCTTACGATCTAGTTGTCTATCAGATTGGAGCTCTTTATGGATTCGTTAAAGCAGTTGGGGGAAAAATGCAGCATGTGAAGCCGCATGGTGCGCTTTACAATATGGCAGCTAAGAGTAAAGACCTGTCGGAAGCGATTGCAGAGGCCGTTTATAAGGTGAATCCAGAGTTGATCTTATTTGGACTAGCGGGCAGCGAACTCGTAAAAGCAGGTAAGAATATCGGGCTTCAAACGGCTGAAGAAGTGTTTGCTGATCGCACTTATCAAAATGATGGTTCTTTGACTTCCCGTCGTCTACCGGATGCTTTAATTACCGATGATCAACAAGCCGTGGCCCAGGTGATCCGTATGGTGAAGGAGAAGAAGGTTCTTTCTCAGCAAGGAGTGGATGTGCCAATTCAAGCAGATACGATTTGCATTCATGGGGATGGTCTACATGCTTTAGCCTTTGCACGTTTAATTCGACAACAACTAGAAGCTTCAGGAATTACGGTGCAGGCGGTTAGACAATAA
- the pflB gene encoding formate C-acetyltransferase, with product MLDVKELKQQEIRFAAWKEFRSGVWVNEVNVRDFILSNWTPYEGDENFLAGPTESTKRLHLITEELYKLEREKGGVLDIDIQCPSTIVSHGPGYLEKTMEKIVGLQTDAPRRRAIMPNGGIRMVEDACKAYGYELDPVVSEIFTKYRKTHNQGVFDAYTPDMKMARKAGIITGLPDAYGRGRIIGDYRRVALYGVDFLIEDKKREISLTDESEMNEATIREREELAEQIRSLQELKEMALSYGFDISGPATNAQEAVQWLYFAYLAAIKEQNGAAMSIGRISTFLDIYFEKDLQNGVMTEQEAQELMDHFVMKLRLVNFLRTPDYNDLFSGDPTWVTEAIGGKSTDGRALVTKNSFRVLHTLYNLGPSPEPNLTVLWSPSLPVKFKEYCAKVSIDTSSIQYENDDVMRPIFGDDYGIACCVSAMKLGKQMQFFGARANLAKALLYAINGGVDEQLHIQVGPLMEKWQGEYLEYEEVMDRFDRVMDWLARLYVNTLNVIHYMHDKYCYERLEMALHDRHILRTMACGIAGLSVVADSLSAIKYAKVKPVFNAEGVAVDFEIEGEYPQFGNNDPLVDEIAVQLVKKFMDKIRKQPTYREAMPTQSVLTITSNVVYGKKTGNTPDGRKEGEPFAPGANPMHGRDQKGALASFNSLAKLPYEDSLDGISYTFSIVPKALGREENERVRNLSAILDGYTMQGGHHVNVNVFNREQLLDAMEHPENYPQLTIRVSGYAVKFIKLTREQQWDVIKRTFHERI from the coding sequence ATGTTGGATGTTAAAGAACTCAAACAACAAGAAATACGTTTTGCCGCCTGGAAAGAGTTTCGTTCGGGAGTATGGGTGAATGAGGTGAATGTGAGGGACTTTATCCTTTCCAACTGGACTCCTTATGAGGGCGATGAGAACTTCTTAGCTGGACCAACGGAAAGTACGAAACGTCTTCATTTGATTACGGAGGAGCTATACAAACTCGAAAGGGAAAAGGGTGGAGTACTAGATATTGATATCCAATGCCCTTCTACTATTGTATCGCATGGCCCAGGATACTTAGAAAAAACAATGGAAAAGATTGTAGGATTACAAACCGATGCGCCTCGACGCAGAGCGATTATGCCAAACGGAGGGATCCGAATGGTTGAGGATGCGTGTAAGGCTTATGGCTACGAGTTAGATCCTGTTGTAAGTGAGATTTTCACAAAGTATCGTAAAACCCATAATCAAGGAGTGTTTGATGCGTATACTCCTGATATGAAGATGGCTAGAAAAGCAGGAATTATAACCGGACTTCCTGACGCTTATGGACGCGGTCGAATCATTGGAGATTACCGCCGAGTCGCCTTGTATGGGGTAGACTTCCTAATAGAGGACAAGAAGCGAGAAATCTCACTTACGGATGAAAGTGAAATGAATGAAGCGACAATTCGCGAAAGAGAAGAGTTAGCTGAACAAATTCGCTCCCTGCAAGAATTAAAGGAAATGGCTCTATCTTATGGATTTGATATTTCCGGACCGGCAACCAATGCGCAAGAGGCTGTACAATGGCTGTACTTTGCTTACCTAGCTGCTATTAAGGAACAGAATGGGGCGGCTATGAGTATCGGTCGAATCAGTACCTTTTTAGATATTTACTTTGAGAAGGACCTTCAAAACGGCGTAATGACAGAGCAAGAGGCTCAGGAATTGATGGATCACTTTGTGATGAAGCTTCGCCTGGTAAACTTCCTTCGAACTCCTGACTACAATGACTTGTTCAGTGGGGACCCGACGTGGGTGACAGAGGCAATTGGAGGAAAGTCTACAGATGGTCGAGCGTTGGTAACAAAGAACTCATTCCGTGTCCTGCATACGTTATATAATCTAGGACCTTCACCTGAACCCAATTTAACTGTATTATGGTCTCCATCCCTGCCTGTAAAGTTCAAGGAGTATTGTGCCAAAGTATCCATTGATACGAGTTCGATCCAATATGAAAACGATGATGTCATGCGCCCTATTTTTGGCGATGATTACGGAATTGCTTGCTGCGTTTCCGCGATGAAGCTTGGGAAGCAGATGCAGTTCTTCGGTGCTCGAGCTAACTTGGCCAAAGCTCTTCTTTATGCGATCAATGGGGGTGTAGATGAGCAGCTTCATATTCAAGTAGGCCCTTTGATGGAAAAGTGGCAAGGGGAATACCTAGAATACGAAGAGGTCATGGACCGATTTGATCGTGTAATGGATTGGTTAGCACGTTTATATGTAAATACGTTGAATGTCATTCACTATATGCATGATAAGTACTGCTACGAGCGTTTAGAGATGGCCCTTCATGATCGTCATATCTTGCGTACGATGGCTTGCGGAATTGCCGGTTTATCCGTCGTAGCTGACTCCTTGAGTGCGATCAAATATGCTAAGGTGAAACCAGTCTTCAATGCAGAAGGGGTAGCTGTTGATTTTGAAATTGAAGGGGAGTACCCTCAGTTCGGAAACAACGATCCGTTGGTAGATGAGATTGCTGTCCAACTCGTCAAGAAGTTCATGGATAAGATTCGCAAACAACCGACTTATCGAGAGGCTATGCCAACGCAGTCCGTACTTACGATTACTTCGAACGTCGTTTACGGGAAGAAGACAGGGAATACCCCAGATGGACGTAAAGAGGGAGAACCGTTTGCACCTGGCGCGAACCCGATGCATGGCCGAGATCAGAAAGGGGCGTTGGCTTCCTTTAACTCCTTGGCTAAGTTGCCTTATGAAGACAGCTTAGACGGCATTTCCTACACGTTTTCGATCGTTCCAAAGGCATTAGGGAGAGAAGAAAATGAGAGAGTAAGAAACCTTTCGGCGATTCTAGATGGATACACGATGCAAGGAGGCCACCATGTAAACGTGAATGTGTTCAATCGGGAGCAGCTGTTAGATGCGATGGAGCATCCGGAGAATTACCCTCAGTTAACCATCCGGGTTTCTGGATACGCAGTGAAATTCATTAAGTTGACCCGTGAACAACAATGGGATGTTATTAAACGAACCTTCCATGAAAGAATATAA